One genomic region from Nymphaea colorata isolate Beijing-Zhang1983 chromosome 10, ASM883128v2, whole genome shotgun sequence encodes:
- the LOC116263327 gene encoding protein FATTY ACID EXPORT 3, chloroplastic-like, with amino-acid sequence MTAVSEFLVSQGNPGLTARGTGPALPRASGGPLLLAFPGAGSFLKRKGVGEYRRLCLVNPTRRLTLFHGRVIPPATASREGSEHSDVDVEKVKSEIEKQAEETKEVWIKTIESLKSYAINMQNMSQEAYELYSQQAVVILKQMSEQLKGQAEKARQDMAILAEGVSTEGKQYLSTAAENSPEPVKDIVETFASQAPELREISEVRDFFIGIPYGALLSVGGFLSFMLTGSIPSIRFGMVLGGALLSLSILSLRAWKEGKSSPLFLKGQTGIAAILFVRELLLFCQRPCIWTAAVALISGSVLAFYAYRIKVESHTEGGESKKLV; translated from the exons ATGACCGCCGTCTCTGAGTTCCTCGTCTCTCAAGGAAACCCTGGTTTGACTGCGAGAGGAACCGGGCCTGCTCTGCCACGGGCGAGCGGCGGTCCGCTTCTTCTCGCCTTCCCCGGCGCCGGATCCTTTCTGAAGCGGAAGGGCGTGGGAGAGTACCGTCGCCTTTGTCTAGTCAATCCGACCCGGAGGCTGACGCTCTTTCATGGTCGAGTGATCCCTCCGGCCACCGCTTCCCGCGAAGGATCG GAGCATTCGGATGTTGATGTGGAAAAGGTTAAGAGCGAGATCGAGAAGCAGgcagaggaaacaaaagaagtaTGGATAAAGACAATAGAATCCCTTAAATCGTATGCAATAAACATGCAGAACATGTCGCAGGAGGCATATGAGCTGTACTCACAGCAAGCGGTAGTAATCCTTAAGCAAATGTCTGAGCAGTTGAAGGGACAGGCAGAGAAAGCTAGACAAGATATGGCTATCCTTGCAGAAGGAGTTAGCACAGAGGGCAAACAATATCTTTCTACTGCAGCAGAGAATTCTCCAGAGCCAGTGAAGGATATTGTAGAAACTTTTGCTTCTCAAGCTCCTGAACTCAGAGAAATATCTGAAGTTCGTGATTTTTTCATCGGCATTCCCTATG GTGCACTTCTATCTGTTGGaggttttctttcctttatgcTTACTGGAAGCATTCCTTCTATTCGGTTCGGCATGGTTCTGGGTGGTGCTCTTTTGTCATTAAGTATATTAAGTTTAAGAGCATGGAAAGAGGGAAAATCTTCTCCTTTATTTTTGAAGGGTCAAACAG GAATTGCAGCTATCCTTTTTGTTCGGGAGCTCCTATTGTTTTGTCAG AGACCATGCATTTGGACTGCAGCTGTGGCTCTTATCAG TGGCTCCGTCCTTGCCTTTTATGCATATAGAATCAAAGTAGAGAGTCATACAGAAGGTGGTGAAAGCAAGAAGTTGGTGTGA